From Ornithorhynchus anatinus isolate Pmale09 chromosome X3, mOrnAna1.pri.v4, whole genome shotgun sequence, the proteins below share one genomic window:
- the LOC100529072 gene encoding MHC class I-1 antigen isoform X1, producing MGTLAFSLLLFLEVPQLPGSRAAGSHFLRYFFTGVSRPGPGLPAFTAVAYVDDQQLGHFDSDGGMSIPSAWWILETDVGDHLKDLKRIATGLARDSQDSLRDLPRYYNQTEGGSHSIQTMFGCEVEDNGTVRNGYYQVGYDGQDYIALERNHKNMTWVAADTVAQITKNMWEENEKFISRLRNHLECDCPKWMKIYLRLGGDSLNRKTPPSVGLTHHPSPDGDDVTLRCRALGFYPSRIRMRWQRDGEDLTRDTEQVETRPGGDGTFQTWTAAVGVPRGQERRYTCIVQHDGLAEPLIVRWEPSPPISGFVAIILILTAVILGVVLWRKRLGGKDGNDNSTDSE from the exons ATGGGGACTCTggccttctccctgctcctgttTCTGGAGGTCCCTCAACTGCCGGGGTCCAGGGCGGCAG GGTCGCACTTTCTCCGCTATTTCTTCACGGGTGtttcccggccgggccccggactACCCGCATTCACGGCTGTCGCCTACGTGGACGATCAACAGCTCGGCCACTTCGACAGTGACGGGGGCATGTCCATCCCCTCGGCCTGGTGGATCTTGGAGACAGACGTGGGCGATCATCTGAAGGACCTGAAGAGAATCGCCACAGGACTCGCCAGGGATTCTCAAGACTCCCTGAGGGATCTGCCCCGCTACTACAACCAGACCGAAGGTG GGTCTCATTCCATTCAGACCATGTTTGGCTGCGAGGTGGAGGACAACGGCACAGTCAGGAACGGTTACTACCAGGTCGGCTACGATGGACAAGATTACATCGCCCTGGAAAGAAACCATAAGAATATGACCTGGGTGGCCGCCGATACCGTGGCCCAGATCACCAAGAACATgtgggaggagaatgagaaatTCATCAGTCGACTGAGAAACCATCTGGAGTGCGATTGTCCCAAATGGATGAAAATATACCTGCGCCTCGGAGGGGACAGTCTCAATCGGAAAA CACCCCCCTCTGTAGGGCTGACCCATCACCCCAGCCCTGACGGGGACGACGTCACCCTGCGGTGCCGGGCCCTCGGCTTCTATCCGTCAAGGATCAGGATGAGATGGCAGCGGGATGGGGAGGACCTGACCCGGGACACGGAGCAAGTGGAGACGCGGCCCGGCGGGGACGGAACCTTCCAGACATGGACGGCGGCAGTGGGGGTGCCCCGCGGTCAGGAGAGGAGATACACCTGCATTGTACAACACGATGGCCTGGCCGAGCCCCTCATCGTGCGCTGGG AACCATCTCCGCCCATCTCTGGATTTGTggccatcatcctcatcctcactgCAGTGATCCTAGGAGTCGTCCTCTGGAGGAAGAGattag GTGGAAAGGATGGGAATGACAACTCGACTGACAGTGAGTGA
- the LOC100529072 gene encoding MHC class I-1 antigen isoform X2: MGTLAFSLLLFLEVPQLPGSRAAGSHFLRYFFTGVSRPGPGLPAFTAVAYVDDQQLGHFDSDGGMSIPSAWWILETDVGDHLKDLKRIATGLARDSQDSLRDLPRYYNQTEGGSHSIQTMFGCEVEDNGTVRNGYYQVGYDGQDYIALERNHKNMTWVAADTVAQITKNMWEENEKFISRLRNHLECDCPKWMKIYLRLGGDSLNRKTPPSVGLTHHPSPDGDDVTLRCRALGFYPSRIRMRWQRDGEDLTRDTEQVETRPGGDGTFQTWTAAVGVPRGQERRYTCIVQHDGLAEPLIVRWEPSPPISGFVAIILILTAVILGVVLWRKRLGGKDGNDNSTDT, translated from the exons ATGGGGACTCTggccttctccctgctcctgttTCTGGAGGTCCCTCAACTGCCGGGGTCCAGGGCGGCAG GGTCGCACTTTCTCCGCTATTTCTTCACGGGTGtttcccggccgggccccggactACCCGCATTCACGGCTGTCGCCTACGTGGACGATCAACAGCTCGGCCACTTCGACAGTGACGGGGGCATGTCCATCCCCTCGGCCTGGTGGATCTTGGAGACAGACGTGGGCGATCATCTGAAGGACCTGAAGAGAATCGCCACAGGACTCGCCAGGGATTCTCAAGACTCCCTGAGGGATCTGCCCCGCTACTACAACCAGACCGAAGGTG GGTCTCATTCCATTCAGACCATGTTTGGCTGCGAGGTGGAGGACAACGGCACAGTCAGGAACGGTTACTACCAGGTCGGCTACGATGGACAAGATTACATCGCCCTGGAAAGAAACCATAAGAATATGACCTGGGTGGCCGCCGATACCGTGGCCCAGATCACCAAGAACATgtgggaggagaatgagaaatTCATCAGTCGACTGAGAAACCATCTGGAGTGCGATTGTCCCAAATGGATGAAAATATACCTGCGCCTCGGAGGGGACAGTCTCAATCGGAAAA CACCCCCCTCTGTAGGGCTGACCCATCACCCCAGCCCTGACGGGGACGACGTCACCCTGCGGTGCCGGGCCCTCGGCTTCTATCCGTCAAGGATCAGGATGAGATGGCAGCGGGATGGGGAGGACCTGACCCGGGACACGGAGCAAGTGGAGACGCGGCCCGGCGGGGACGGAACCTTCCAGACATGGACGGCGGCAGTGGGGGTGCCCCGCGGTCAGGAGAGGAGATACACCTGCATTGTACAACACGATGGCCTGGCCGAGCCCCTCATCGTGCGCTGGG AACCATCTCCGCCCATCTCTGGATTTGTggccatcatcctcatcctcactgCAGTGATCCTAGGAGTCGTCCTCTGGAGGAAGAGattag GTGGAAAGGATGGGAATGACAACTCGACTGACA cctga
- the LOC100529072 gene encoding MHC class I-1 antigen precursor has product MGTLAFSLLLFLEVPQLPGSRAAGSHFLRYFFTGVSRPGPGLPAFTAVAYVDDQQLGHFDSDGGMSIPSAWWILETDVGDHLKDLKRIATGLARDSQDSLRDLPRYYNQTEGGSHSIQTMFGCEVEDNGTVRNGYYQVGYDGQDYIALERNHKNMTWVAADTVAQITKNMWEENEKFISRLRNHLECDCPKWMKIYLRLGGDSLNRKRLTHHPSPDGDDVTLRCRALGFYPSRIRMRWQRDGEDLTRDTEQVETRPGGDGTFQTWTAAVGVPRGQERRYTCIVQHDGLAEPLIVRWEPSPPISGFVAIILILTAVILGVVLWRKRLGGKDGNDNSTDSE; this is encoded by the exons ATGGGGACTCTggccttctccctgctcctgttTCTGGAGGTCCCTCAACTGCCGGGGTCCAGGGCGGCAG GGTCGCACTTTCTCCGCTATTTCTTCACGGGTGtttcccggccgggccccggactACCCGCATTCACGGCTGTCGCCTACGTGGACGATCAACAGCTCGGCCACTTCGACAGTGACGGGGGCATGTCCATCCCCTCGGCCTGGTGGATCTTGGAGACAGACGTGGGCGATCATCTGAAGGACCTGAAGAGAATCGCCACAGGACTCGCCAGGGATTCTCAAGACTCCCTGAGGGATCTGCCCCGCTACTACAACCAGACCGAAGGTG GGTCTCATTCCATTCAGACCATGTTTGGCTGCGAGGTGGAGGACAACGGCACAGTCAGGAACGGTTACTACCAGGTCGGCTACGATGGACAAGATTACATCGCCCTGGAAAGAAACCATAAGAATATGACCTGGGTGGCCGCCGATACCGTGGCCCAGATCACCAAGAACATgtgggaggagaatgagaaatTCATCAGTCGACTGAGAAACCATCTGGAGTGCGATTGTCCCAAATGGATGAAAATATACCTGCGCCTCGGAGGGGACAGTCTCAATCGGAAAA GGCTGACCCATCACCCCAGCCCTGACGGGGACGACGTCACCCTGCGGTGCCGGGCCCTCGGCTTCTATCCGTCAAGGATCAGGATGAGATGGCAGCGGGATGGGGAGGACCTGACCCGGGACACGGAGCAAGTGGAGACGCGGCCCGGCGGGGACGGAACCTTCCAGACATGGACGGCGGCAGTGGGGGTGCCCCGCGGTCAGGAGAGGAGATACACCTGCATTGTACAACACGATGGCCTGGCCGAGCCCCTCATCGTGCGCTGGG AACCATCTCCGCCCATCTCTGGATTTGTggccatcatcctcatcctcactgCAGTGATCCTAGGAGTCGTCCTCTGGAGGAAGAGattag GTGGAAAGGATGGGAATGACAACTCGACTGACAGTGAGTGA